In one window of Bacteroidales bacterium DNA:
- a CDS encoding SDR family oxidoreductase, producing the protein MLNEKVVIITGASSGIGKALAIECASKGAKVVIAARNIEKLSETEKIIKQKNGEVLSVKADVSHEEDCRNLINAAVQKYGDIHVLINNAGISMRAIFEELDLKVIKQLMDINFWGTVFCTKYALPYLLKNKGSVTGVSSVAGYKGLPGRTGYSASKFAMQGFLEVLRIETLKKGLHVLIACPGFTSSNIRNTALSKNGSMQGESPLNEDKLMTSEEVAKRIVKAIEKRKDRIVMTTQGKLVVTLNKFFPKLIDKMVYNHMAKEPDSPFK; encoded by the coding sequence ATGTTAAATGAAAAAGTTGTTATCATAACCGGTGCAAGTTCAGGAATTGGAAAAGCGCTGGCAATAGAATGCGCTTCAAAAGGGGCTAAGGTCGTTATTGCTGCCAGGAATATTGAAAAACTTTCGGAAACGGAAAAAATAATAAAACAAAAAAATGGCGAAGTTCTATCAGTTAAAGCTGATGTAAGCCATGAAGAAGATTGCAGGAATCTTATAAATGCTGCGGTTCAGAAGTATGGCGATATTCATGTCCTTATTAATAATGCAGGTATTTCTATGCGTGCAATTTTTGAAGAACTGGATTTAAAAGTTATTAAGCAGTTAATGGATATTAATTTCTGGGGAACCGTTTTTTGTACTAAATATGCATTACCTTATTTGTTAAAGAATAAAGGCAGTGTAACCGGTGTATCTTCAGTTGCAGGATATAAAGGACTTCCGGGGCGTACAGGCTATTCCGCGTCAAAATTTGCAATGCAGGGTTTCCTGGAAGTATTAAGAATTGAGACACTTAAAAAAGGATTGCATGTACTTATAGCATGTCCCGGATTCACTTCTTCAAATATTCGGAATACAGCACTTTCAAAGAATGGAAGTATGCAGGGCGAATCGCCATTGAATGAAGATAAATTAATGACTTCGGAAGAAGTAGCAAAGCGTATTGTAAAAGCAATTGAAAAACGGAAAGACAGAATTGTTATGACAACCCAGGGAAAACTGGTTGTTACACTTAATAAATTCTTTCCGAAATTAATTGATAAAATGGTTTATAACCATATGGCAAAGGAACCTGATTCTCCTTTTAAATAA